In Thermococcus sp., the genomic window GCCTCTCCGATGGAGCTCAAGGAGATAGCGGGAATAAGCGAGGGTGCGGCGCTCAAGATAATCCAGGCCGCCAGAGAGGCCGCCAACATCGGAACCTTCATGCGGGCGGACGAGTACATGGAGAAGCGCAGAACCATAGGCAGGATTTCCACTGGAAGCAAGAGCCTCGACAAACTCGTCGGCGGCGGAGTTGAGACCCAGGCGATAACTGAAGTGTTCGGTGAGTTCGGTTCCGGAAAGACCCAGCTGGCGCACACCCTCGCGGTGATGGTTCAGCTCCCCGAGGAGGAGGGCGGCCTTCACGGTTCGGTCATATGGATAGACACCGAGAACACCTTCAGACCGGAGAGGATAAGGCAGATCGCCGAGAACCGCGGCCTTGACCCCGACGAGACCCTTAAGAACATCTATGTCGCCCGCGCTTTCAACAGCAACCACCAGATGCTCCTCATTGAAAAGGCGGAGGAGATAATCAAAGAGAAGGCTGAAACCGACAGGCCGGTAAAGTTGCTCGTCGTCGACTCACTCATGGCCCACTTCAGGAGCGAGTACGTCGGCAGGGGGACGCTCGCGGAGAGGCAGCAGAAGCTGGCGAAGCACCTCTCGGACCTGCACAGGATAGCGGACCTCTACGACATAGCCGTCTTCGTTACCAACCAGGTTCAGGCGAAGCCAGACGCCTTCTTCGGCGACCCGACGAGGCCCGTCGGTGGACACATCCTCGCCCACAGCGCCACGCTCAGGATATACCTCAGGAAGGGCAAGGCTGGAAAGCGCGTCGCCAGGCTCATAGACAGCCCGCACCTTCCCGAGGGAGAGGCGATCTTCAGGATAACCGACAAGGGCGTCGAGGACTGAGTTAGCTTTTTAACCCCTCTTCTTTACCCATTCCCATGTCAAAGGTTGAGGCAGTGACGAACCCCTCCCGCGAGGAACTCCTCAGGATAATCGATTCCGCGCTATCAACAGAGGTAATGCTGACGATTTTTGCCCGTTGTAAGGTTCATTACGACGGCAGGGCCAAGAGTGAACTCGGCTCCGGCGACAGGGTGATAATAATCAAACCGGACGGCGCTTTTCTTATCCATCAGAGCAAGAAGCGTGAGCCTGTCAACTGGCAACCGCCGGGGAGCTTCGTAACCGTCGAGAAGCGCGATGGTGTAGTTATCCTTCGCTCCGTGAGGAGAAAGCCGAGGGAGATACTTGAGGTCGAGCTGGAGGGGGTTTACCTTGTTTCTCTGTTCAAGGCCGAGGACTACGAGGAACTTGCTTTGACAGGCAGCGAGGCCGAGATGGCGGAGTTCATCTTTAAAAATCCCAAACTCATCGAGCCGGGCTTCAAGCCCCTCTTCAGGGAAAAGCAGATCGGCCACGGCATAGTTGACATCCTCGGACGCGATAGGGACGGCAACCTCGTCGTCCTTGAGCTGAAGCGCAGGAAGGCTGACCTTCATGCCGTCAGCCAGCTAAAGCGCTACGTTGAGGCCCTGAGAAAGGAGCACGACAATGTTAGGGGGATACTCGTTGCACCGTCCCTGACATCCGGTGCCAAGAGGCTCCTCGAAAAGGAGGGCCTTGAGTTCAGAAAGGTTCAGCCGCCAAAGAGGGAAAAGCTCGGAAAAGGCAGGCAAAAGACCCTGTTTTAGCCTATGTCCATCTCCTGTGGCAGCATCTCGCGAACCCTGACTACCAGCACCGTGTTTCTCTTCCTCACCTCAACTATTCTTCCGAGGCCGATGAGCCTCACCTGGGCCCGGCACACTGTCACTTCCCTCTCGTCGCTCTCTTCCCAGGGAATCCTCTGTTCCATGCTCTCCAGGCGGAGTATCTCCGCCAGGAGTCCCTCGGTGCCCACCGTGACGTCCTGGAAAGTCTCGTAGGTCAGGAAAACCCTCCCGAGCTCGCGGGCCCTTTCGAGCGCAATGACGTTCCTCGCGCTCCTTATCTCCAGGGTTTTGTATGGGCTCCTCAAAAGCTCGTCGAGAACCCGTCTCGCGATTCCGGCGAGGGTTATCGCCTCCATGCTCTCACCTCACAGGTAGATGCTCTCGTACTGCTTCTCAGTTTTCCTCCTGGCCTGCTCCATCTGCTCGTGCATCTTCCTCAGCTGGGCCTCTATCATCTCTGCTTCCTTGAGCAGGGGCTCTGTTGAGACCTCTATGGGCGTCAGCTTCTTCAGGACCTCTATGACGTTTGCGGCGGCCCTCGGGTCGGGTCTGTCCCCAAAGGTCTCCCCTAAGAGGACGTAGGCGTCGAGTTTTTCCTTGCTTGCTTCCCAGAGGAGCTTTCCGCTCATCCCCATTATCGAGCCGTACTGGAGGATTTTCACTCCCAGGTTCTCAAGCTCCCTGTTCAGCTCTTCCTTAGCCCCAACTCCCCAGACGTCCATCTTCTCCTTGAAGAGACCTATGCCTATGCCCCCCAGGGATACAATCTTGTCCGCGCCCATGTCCTTGAGGTACCTCACGAGCTCCCGGGCTATCTCGCTCACTAAGGTGGGCGGGACGTAGATGTCCGCCACGGCGAGTATTATGTTGTCCTTTCCATAGAACCTGAGCGGAGGATTGGGCTTTCCGTTAAGGATCAGCGCCATGGGCGGGATGAACGGGCTCTCCACGTAGCCTATCATCTCCATCTCCAGCTCCTTGGCAAGAAAGTTGGCTGCTATGTGCCCCACGAGGCCTATCCCGGGATAGCCCTCTATCAGTATGGGGTTCCTTATCTCGGGGAGCACTATCCTGACTGGACTTCCGTTTTCCACGGTACCACCCCCGCAAGAATTTAGTTTCCAAAGGTTATTAAATTTTCGTTCCCGCCTACGTGCCCCCCTTCATTTCCTCCTTTATTCTCAACTCGTACCAGATGAACCCTCCGAGCACCCAGCCCACCATAAAGACCACAAGCCAGCCG contains:
- the radA gene encoding DNA repair and recombination protein RadA — encoded protein: MPRKKKADDEIKELEEFEELDVVAESPSSSTKKKKEKEIKTLEDLPGVGPATAEKLREAGYDSIEAIAVASPMELKEIAGISEGAALKIIQAAREAANIGTFMRADEYMEKRRTIGRISTGSKSLDKLVGGGVETQAITEVFGEFGSGKTQLAHTLAVMVQLPEEEGGLHGSVIWIDTENTFRPERIRQIAENRGLDPDETLKNIYVARAFNSNHQMLLIEKAEEIIKEKAETDRPVKLLVVDSLMAHFRSEYVGRGTLAERQQKLAKHLSDLHRIADLYDIAVFVTNQVQAKPDAFFGDPTRPVGGHILAHSATLRIYLRKGKAGKRVARLIDSPHLPEGEAIFRITDKGVED
- the nucS gene encoding endonuclease NucS is translated as MSKVEAVTNPSREELLRIIDSALSTEVMLTIFARCKVHYDGRAKSELGSGDRVIIIKPDGAFLIHQSKKREPVNWQPPGSFVTVEKRDGVVILRSVRRKPREILEVELEGVYLVSLFKAEDYEELALTGSEAEMAEFIFKNPKLIEPGFKPLFREKQIGHGIVDILGRDRDGNLVVLELKRRKADLHAVSQLKRYVEALRKEHDNVRGILVAPSLTSGAKRLLEKEGLEFRKVQPPKREKLGKGRQKTLF
- a CDS encoding DUF473 domain-containing protein, which codes for MEAITLAGIARRVLDELLRSPYKTLEIRSARNVIALERARELGRVFLTYETFQDVTVGTEGLLAEILRLESMEQRIPWEESDEREVTVCRAQVRLIGLGRIVEVRKRNTVLVVRVREMLPQEMDIG
- a CDS encoding proteasome assembly chaperone family protein; its protein translation is MENGSPVRIVLPEIRNPILIEGYPGIGLVGHIAANFLAKELEMEMIGYVESPFIPPMALILNGKPNPPLRFYGKDNIILAVADIYVPPTLVSEIARELVRYLKDMGADKIVSLGGIGIGLFKEKMDVWGVGAKEELNRELENLGVKILQYGSIMGMSGKLLWEASKEKLDAYVLLGETFGDRPDPRAAANVIEVLKKLTPIEVSTEPLLKEAEMIEAQLRKMHEQMEQARRKTEKQYESIYL